In the Chryseobacterium sp. MYb264 genome, one interval contains:
- a CDS encoding YicC family protein, which produces MTGFGRAEDVFEGKKITIDIKSLNSKSFDLNIKIPLRYKEKEFEIRKILNDRLIRGKVDCYINIENLEETNDVKINKGLIDSYMKELRNIAGDGPDFEYLKMAVRLPDAITSRPDELAEGEWESLAKIVHNAVDRFEEFRKTEGKILHEELARNIQNIDKNLAEVIPFEEERIAAVKERYQKSLKEFENVDETRFYQEMAYFTEKLDISEEKVRLTQHLKYYKEVMDNEDFNGKKLGFISQEIGREINTLGSKANHAQIQKLVVMMKDDLEKIKEQTLNVL; this is translated from the coding sequence ATGACAGGCTTTGGTAGAGCCGAAGACGTTTTTGAAGGAAAAAAAATTACTATCGATATTAAATCACTGAACAGCAAAAGCTTTGATTTAAATATTAAAATTCCTTTACGTTATAAAGAGAAAGAATTTGAAATCAGAAAAATTCTTAATGATAGACTCATCCGTGGAAAAGTAGACTGCTACATCAATATAGAGAATCTTGAGGAGACCAACGATGTGAAAATCAATAAAGGATTAATTGATTCTTACATGAAAGAGCTTCGAAACATCGCTGGAGATGGACCCGATTTTGAGTATCTGAAAATGGCGGTAAGACTTCCGGATGCGATTACTTCCAGACCTGATGAATTGGCAGAAGGCGAATGGGAATCGTTGGCGAAAATTGTTCACAATGCGGTTGACCGTTTCGAAGAATTCAGAAAAACGGAAGGAAAAATTCTTCACGAAGAACTGGCAAGAAACATCCAGAATATCGATAAAAATTTAGCGGAAGTGATTCCTTTTGAAGAAGAAAGAATTGCTGCAGTAAAAGAACGTTATCAAAAGTCTTTAAAAGAATTTGAAAATGTTGATGAAACGCGTTTTTATCAGGAAATGGCTTATTTCACAGAGAAATTAGATATTTCTGAAGAAAAAGTGAGATTGACACAACACTTAAAATATTATAAAGAAGTAATGGATAACGAAGATTTCAACGGGAAGAAACTTGGATTTATTTCTCAGGAAATCGGTCGTGAGATCAATACTTTAGGGTCAAAAGCCAATCATGCACAAATCCAGAAATTGGTAGTGATGATGAAAGACGATTTGGAAAAAATTAAAGAACAGACGTTAAACGTACTATAA
- the gmk gene encoding guanylate kinase: MDKVIIFSAPSGSGKTTLVKHSLEVFNELNFSISCTTRQPRGSEIHAVDYHFLSPDEFRQKISEDAFVEFEEVYTDKYYGTLKSEVEKIWNQGKVVIFDVDVKGGISLKKYFGEKALSIFIEPPSIEELERRLISRNTDDADTIKTRVEKAEEELSYANEFDKIVINTDLDEAKREIESLIKNFIGS, encoded by the coding sequence ATGGATAAAGTTATCATATTTTCAGCACCGTCTGGAAGCGGAAAAACTACATTAGTAAAGCATTCTTTAGAGGTTTTTAATGAATTGAATTTTTCGATTTCATGTACAACGAGACAACCGAGAGGAAGTGAAATCCATGCTGTGGATTATCATTTTTTAAGTCCGGATGAATTCAGACAAAAAATTTCGGAAGATGCTTTTGTAGAATTTGAAGAGGTTTATACGGATAAATATTACGGTACTTTAAAGTCTGAAGTTGAAAAAATTTGGAATCAGGGGAAAGTAGTGATTTTTGATGTTGATGTAAAAGGCGGAATTTCCCTGAAAAAATATTTTGGTGAAAAAGCATTATCGATTTTTATAGAACCACCTTCCATTGAAGAGTTGGAACGAAGATTGATTTCAAGAAATACAGATGATGCAGACACCATCAAAACCCGTGTAGAAAAGGCAGAAGAAGAACTATCTTATGCTAATGAATTTGACAAAATCGTCATCAACACGGATTTGGACGAAGCAAAAAGAGAAATAGAAAGTTTAATAAAAAATTTTATTGGGAGTTAA
- the nadA gene encoding quinolinate synthase NadA — MSTETLERAKSAIPVRGYLDIKDLIIPEGEELVKAILKLKEEKNAVILAHYYQPGEIQDIADFLGDSLQLARQAKDTNADMIVFCGVHFMAEAAKILNPTKKVVLPDTMAGCSLADGCSGEGLRKMREQHPNALIATYINCNAETKAESDIIVTSSNAETVIEALPTDRPIIFAPDKNLGRYLSQKTGRDMILWDGSCIVHEAFSMERIAQQLADNPDAKLIAHPESEEAVLKLSHFIGSTSALLNYVEQDDCQRFIIATEEGILHEMRKRAPHKELIPALVFDESCNCSECFYMKRNTMEKLYLCMKYELPEILIEEELRLRALKPIEAMLDLSKSIK, encoded by the coding sequence ATGAGTACCGAAACATTAGAAAGGGCTAAATCGGCTATTCCGGTTAGGGGATATTTGGATATAAAAGACCTTATTATTCCGGAAGGTGAAGAATTGGTGAAAGCCATTCTCAAGTTGAAAGAAGAAAAAAATGCGGTTATTTTAGCGCATTATTACCAGCCTGGAGAAATTCAGGATATTGCTGATTTCCTTGGAGATTCTCTTCAATTGGCGAGACAAGCAAAAGATACCAATGCTGATATGATCGTATTCTGCGGAGTGCATTTCATGGCTGAAGCAGCGAAAATTCTGAACCCAACTAAAAAAGTAGTTCTTCCCGACACCATGGCAGGATGCTCTTTAGCAGACGGTTGCTCAGGAGAAGGTTTAAGAAAAATGCGTGAACAGCATCCAAATGCTTTGATTGCAACGTACATCAACTGTAACGCTGAAACAAAAGCTGAAAGTGATATTATCGTAACAAGTTCAAATGCTGAAACTGTGATTGAAGCACTTCCAACTGACCGACCGATTATTTTCGCACCAGACAAAAACCTGGGAAGATATTTATCTCAGAAGACAGGTCGTGATATGATTCTTTGGGATGGAAGCTGCATCGTTCACGAAGCGTTTTCAATGGAAAGAATTGCTCAGCAGCTGGCTGATAATCCGGATGCTAAATTAATTGCTCACCCGGAAAGTGAAGAAGCCGTGTTGAAATTATCACACTTTATCGGCTCTACTTCCGCATTGTTGAATTATGTGGAACAGGACGATTGTCAAAGATTTATCATTGCTACGGAAGAAGGAATTCTGCATGAAATGAGAAAACGTGCTCCCCATAAGGAACTGATCCCGGCTTTGGTTTTTGATGAAAGCTGCAACTGTTCAGAATGTTTCTACATGAAACGAAATACAATGGAAAAGTTGTATTTATGTATGAAATATGAACTTCCCGAAATTCTTATTGAAGAAGAACTGAGATTAAGAGCATTAAAGCCAATCGAGGCGATGCTTGATCTTTCAAAAAGTATAAAATAA
- a CDS encoding bacteriocin-like protein: MKNLKKLSREEKTKIQGGFTQVQIDACGGEAYVCFRGGGAWGCWRNPGGTCYAPMV; the protein is encoded by the coding sequence ATGAAAAATTTAAAAAAACTTTCAAGAGAAGAGAAAACAAAAATCCAGGGTGGCTTTACGCAAGTTCAGATAGATGCCTGCGGTGGTGAAGCTTATGTATGTTTTCGCGGAGGTGGAGCTTGGGGATGCTGGCGAAATCCCGGAGGAACCTGTTATGCACCTATGGTTTAA
- a CDS encoding IS5 family transposase: MLGKIREDLQQNLFKTRLTELINMEHPVVKLAGEISWDKMESEFEKLFSENGRPSIAIRKIAGMLLLKEMFKESDESVIERWIENAYWQYFTGETFFQTEQPFDPSNFVHFRKRIGDKGLEFLLGQSVSLHPKAKTEDEVQVDTTVQEKNITFPTDAKLAKKVIDNCRKIAEKESVVQRQSYRRVSKQLLRDAFFGHHPRRQKKAKMARKKLRTIGKRVLRELERKLPKDVLKGYEDVFKIYLKALTQERTTKDKIYSLHEPQVACIAKGKSGKAYEFGTKVAVVRGRKTGIISSVKRFSGNPHDSKTLEESLAQSERVRKSVGGTRPTKATTDRGFKGIKEVEGTAILLPAKKEKTKYGQQVARLRFRARAAIEPCISHLKRNHSLGLNFLKGVAGDINNALLAGIGYNLKMRLNQIKQQILLWLELVLRIFLGKYNFQSQKTAF; this comes from the coding sequence ATGTTAGGCAAAATAAGAGAGGATTTACAGCAGAATTTATTCAAGACCAGGCTTACGGAGCTTATTAATATGGAGCATCCGGTGGTAAAATTAGCTGGGGAGATTTCCTGGGATAAAATGGAGTCAGAGTTTGAGAAATTATTTTCAGAAAACGGAAGACCTTCTATTGCTATCCGTAAAATAGCAGGAATGCTTTTGCTCAAGGAAATGTTTAAAGAAAGTGATGAAAGTGTAATAGAGAGATGGATTGAGAATGCGTATTGGCAATATTTTACCGGAGAAACCTTTTTCCAGACAGAGCAGCCTTTCGATCCGAGCAATTTTGTACACTTCAGAAAAAGAATTGGAGATAAGGGTTTGGAATTTCTTTTGGGACAAAGCGTTTCTCTCCATCCCAAAGCCAAAACAGAAGATGAAGTTCAGGTAGATACGACGGTTCAGGAGAAGAACATTACCTTTCCTACCGATGCCAAATTAGCAAAAAAAGTAATCGACAATTGTAGAAAAATAGCAGAAAAAGAGAGCGTTGTACAAAGACAAAGCTACAGAAGAGTGAGCAAACAATTATTGCGGGACGCTTTTTTTGGACATCATCCCAGAAGACAGAAGAAGGCAAAAATGGCGAGGAAAAAGCTCAGGACGATTGGTAAAAGAGTTCTTCGGGAATTGGAAAGAAAACTTCCTAAAGATGTTTTGAAAGGCTACGAAGACGTTTTTAAAATTTACCTTAAAGCACTCACCCAAGAACGTACCACGAAAGATAAAATTTACAGTCTTCACGAGCCACAAGTTGCGTGTATTGCGAAAGGAAAATCGGGAAAAGCATACGAGTTTGGGACAAAAGTAGCAGTAGTAAGAGGTCGGAAAACAGGGATCATCAGCTCGGTAAAGAGATTTTCTGGCAATCCTCACGATAGTAAAACTCTTGAAGAATCATTGGCACAGAGTGAGAGGGTAAGAAAATCCGTTGGCGGAACAAGACCTACGAAAGCCACTACAGACAGAGGATTTAAAGGAATCAAAGAAGTGGAAGGAACAGCAATTTTGCTTCCCGCAAAAAAAGAAAAAACAAAATATGGGCAACAAGTAGCCAGATTAAGATTCCGGGCAAGAGCAGCCATAGAACCTTGTATCTCTCATTTAAAAAGAAACCACTCCTTAGGATTAAACTTCCTGAAAGGAGTGGCTGGAGATATTAATAATGCATTATTAGCAGGGATTGGATACAATTTGAAGATGAGATTGAATCAAATCAAACAACAAATTCTTCTTTGGCTCGAACTTGTTCTCCGAATCTTTTTAGGCAAATATAATTTTCAAAGTCAAAAAACAGCTTTTTAA
- the thrA gene encoding bifunctional aspartate kinase/homoserine dehydrogenase I has product MKVLKFGGTSVANAQNILLVENIIKKEASENKIIVVVSALHGVTDQLIKAAESASQKDENYTQIIKNLEEQHLNVVKELIPVLEQSSWLSFVKKHFNDIEDICNGIFVLGEFTNRIKDKITSYGEFLSSRIIAAKLKFEGLDVHWMNSSEQILTNSNFTNAKVNFERTEQNFRKYINENQHQIIIAPGFIAQDEKGNSTTLGRGGSDFTASIIASAIHAEELQIWTDVSGMMTADPRLVSHAKPIAEISYQEAMELSHFGAKVLYPPTIQPVMVKNINLKIKNTFEPEAFGTFISQNLNKVDIENKPIAVGISNMSNIALLTLEGSGMIGIPGISAKLFQCLSHEKINVILITQSSSEHSITIAINEKDILNAENAINSSFEDDLQLKRIEPVKIEKNLSIVALVGENMKSRSGVSAKMFGCLGNNGINIRAIAQGSSEKNISIVISEKDTKKAVNVLHEEFFESEIKQVHLYICGTGNVGMKLIQQIYDQNEYLKDNLLINLRIVGLSNSRKMIFSEKGISQNEYVDHINNSENASAEKFAQEMISRNLRNSVFVDVTASSEVPKVYEKLLKKSINIIACNKIAASSDFEHYKNLKSTARNHSCKFFFETNVGAGLPIIGTINDLIRSGDKITSIQAVLSGTLNFVFNNYDGSQSFSEVVLQAQKEGYTEPDPRLDLAGTDVARKILILARESGYSLEFNQIENESFLPEECLRGSVEDFYQSLIKYENHFKNLLSEAKNNGKILKYVAEFKDGKAKVGLQHIAPESDLYHLYGKDNIVIFKTLRYSEQPLVVKGAGAGAEVTASGVFADIVRSV; this is encoded by the coding sequence ATGAAAGTTTTAAAATTTGGCGGAACTTCGGTCGCCAACGCTCAAAATATTTTGCTTGTTGAAAATATCATCAAAAAAGAAGCCTCTGAAAATAAAATAATCGTCGTAGTTTCAGCACTTCACGGAGTTACAGATCAACTCATAAAAGCAGCAGAAAGTGCCTCTCAAAAAGATGAAAACTATACTCAGATCATTAAAAATTTAGAAGAACAACATTTAAATGTTGTTAAAGAATTAATCCCGGTTTTAGAACAAAGTTCTTGGCTGAGTTTTGTAAAAAAACATTTCAACGATATTGAAGACATCTGCAACGGAATTTTTGTTTTAGGAGAATTTACCAATAGAATAAAAGATAAAATCACATCTTATGGTGAATTTCTTTCATCTCGTATTATTGCAGCCAAACTAAAATTTGAAGGATTGGATGTTCATTGGATGAATTCTTCAGAACAGATTTTGACTAACAGCAATTTCACAAACGCGAAAGTAAATTTTGAACGTACTGAACAAAATTTCAGAAAATATATAAATGAAAATCAACATCAGATTATCATTGCTCCCGGATTTATTGCTCAGGATGAAAAAGGAAATTCAACAACTTTAGGGCGCGGAGGTTCTGATTTTACAGCTTCGATAATCGCTTCTGCCATTCACGCAGAGGAATTACAAATCTGGACCGATGTCAGCGGAATGATGACCGCCGATCCGAGGTTGGTTTCCCATGCAAAACCTATTGCTGAGATTTCTTATCAGGAAGCTATGGAACTCTCTCATTTTGGTGCTAAAGTTCTATATCCGCCAACTATTCAGCCTGTAATGGTTAAAAATATTAATCTAAAAATTAAAAATACTTTTGAGCCTGAAGCTTTCGGAACATTCATTTCTCAGAATCTGAATAAAGTTGATATTGAAAATAAACCTATTGCGGTAGGAATTTCAAATATGAGCAATATTGCTTTACTCACTTTAGAAGGAAGTGGCATGATCGGAATTCCGGGTATTTCTGCAAAATTATTTCAATGTTTAAGTCATGAAAAAATTAATGTCATTCTCATTACCCAAAGTTCATCAGAACACTCCATCACCATCGCCATCAATGAAAAAGATATTTTAAATGCAGAAAACGCCATCAACAGTTCTTTTGAAGATGATTTACAGTTAAAAAGAATTGAACCTGTAAAAATCGAAAAAAATCTTTCGATTGTCGCTTTAGTGGGCGAAAATATGAAAAGCAGAAGCGGTGTAAGTGCTAAAATGTTCGGTTGTCTGGGAAATAACGGAATTAATATCAGAGCCATTGCACAAGGTTCTTCAGAAAAAAATATCAGCATTGTTATTTCCGAAAAAGATACCAAAAAGGCTGTGAATGTTTTGCATGAAGAATTTTTTGAATCTGAAATTAAGCAGGTTCATCTTTATATCTGCGGAACCGGAAATGTGGGAATGAAATTAATTCAGCAAATTTACGATCAGAACGAATATCTTAAAGATAATCTTCTAATTAATTTAAGAATTGTCGGACTATCTAACAGTCGTAAAATGATTTTCTCAGAAAAAGGAATTTCACAAAATGAATACGTTGATCATATCAACAATAGCGAAAATGCTTCTGCAGAAAAATTTGCTCAGGAAATGATATCACGAAACTTAAGAAATTCAGTTTTTGTTGATGTCACTGCAAGTTCAGAAGTTCCGAAAGTATATGAAAAGCTGCTGAAAAAGAGCATCAATATCATTGCCTGCAACAAAATTGCAGCTTCTTCGGATTTTGAACATTATAAAAATTTAAAATCAACCGCCCGAAATCACAGTTGCAAATTTTTCTTTGAAACCAACGTTGGTGCCGGACTTCCCATTATCGGAACCATCAATGATCTGATAAGAAGTGGAGATAAAATCACCTCTATTCAGGCAGTTTTAAGCGGAACCTTAAATTTTGTTTTTAATAATTATGATGGCAGCCAAAGCTTTTCGGAAGTTGTTCTTCAGGCACAAAAAGAAGGTTACACAGAACCCGATCCGCGGTTGGATCTCGCGGGAACAGATGTTGCAAGAAAAATTTTAATTCTCGCGAGAGAGTCTGGATATTCTCTTGAATTTAATCAGATTGAAAATGAAAGTTTTCTCCCTGAAGAGTGTCTGCGAGGAAGTGTTGAAGATTTTTATCAATCATTAATTAAATATGAAAATCATTTTAAAAACTTACTGAGTGAAGCAAAAAATAATGGTAAAATTCTAAAATATGTTGCTGAATTTAAAGATGGAAAAGCCAAAGTTGGATTACAGCATATTGCTCCTGAGAGCGATCTCTATCATCTTTACGGGAAAGATAATATTGTGATTTTTAAAACCCTACGATATTCTGAACAGCCCTTGGTTGTAAAAGGAGCTGGTGCCGGTGCAGAAGTGACAGCAAGTGGAGTTTTCGCTGATATCGTTCGTTCAGTTTAA